A stretch of Oncorhynchus gorbuscha isolate QuinsamMale2020 ecotype Even-year linkage group LG24, OgorEven_v1.0, whole genome shotgun sequence DNA encodes these proteins:
- the LOC124012450 gene encoding zinc finger protein 431-like isoform X3 codes for MVGFWLCYFKSRWTAIPRLLHNTMAVLNSTGTSGYERKEGEGHLTGGHRSFVKPAGHNTWRDDQPITVDDGSGTSTQHAILIEVNSADVEAAAPGGSSLVKQERIEGEEDPQHSRDIQTGAAAVLVPPVATDHFSTTVPQPRTRCSITEVSGTPNATLKSETDTKTLTVTQRLLHTRSDHRLDPETQELGRLGCPLAPGSEYLLYGNPRPRTVHSHRDSGNTLETGNDPSCSYSTEMDPGNMTLGLETQTDLSRGDWNQYSSSVYSKGCQDEKGEGLVVDEVTVKVEGDAPLAWNVDETHLGEGNSQGRDFLDYSGSLKTNLNVATHSPLHTFRDRDPVSTSMGPSDSHGRVFFDQVLNSNDMAGAQAQGGGTTSGNSKEKRFRCMFCNKGFSCPQKVEIHQRVHTGEKPFSCTQCHMRFALAGNLKRHQRVHTGEKPFSCPQCEKKFSQAGDLKRHQRVHTGEKPFSCTQCDMRFALAGNLKMHLKVHTGEKQFACTHCGKSFSERSYLSIHQQKNHSTL; via the exons ATGGTGGGATTTTGGCTGTGTTACTTTAAatcaag ATGGACAGCTATTCCGAGACTGCTCCATAACACCATGGCTGTACTGAATTCTACAGGGACTTCAGGTTACGAAAGAAAAGAAG GTGAAGGGCATCTCACTGGAGGCCACAGGAGCTTTGTGAAGCCAGCGGGACACAACACATGGAgagatgaccaaccaatcacTGTTGATGATGGGAGCGGAACCTCAACCCAGCACGCTATCTTGATAGAGGTTAAT TCTGCAGATGTAGAGGCTGCAGCTCCTGGAGGATCATCTCTGGTCAAGCAGGAGAGgattgaaggagaggaggacccacaacacagcagagacatccagactGGCGCAGCGGCTGTACTAGTGCCCCCTGTAGCCACGGATCACTTTTCCACCACCGTGCCCCAGCCCAGGACGCGATGCAGCATCACGGAGGTCAGTGGAACGCCGAACGCCACCctcaagtcagagacagacaccaaGACTTTAACTGTAACACAAAGGCTTTTACACACAAGATCTGACCACAGGCTAGACCCAGAGACACAGGAGCTGGGGAGACTGGGCTGTCCACTTGCTCCTGGATCAGAGTATTTACTTTACGGTAACCCGAGACCGAGGACGGTTCATTCCCATCGGGACTCTGGTAACACGTTAGAGACCGGCAATGATCCGTCTTGTTCTTACTCTACAGAGATGGACCCTGGCAACATGACCTTGGgtttagagacacagactgaTCTGTCTAGAGGAGACTGGaaccagtacagtagtagtgtatactCTAAAGGGTGCCAAGATGAGAAAGGGGAGGGTCTGGTTGTAGATGAGGTGACTGTGAAAGTGGAGGGGGATGCTCCTCTGGCATGGAATGTAGACGAGACTCACTTAGGAGAAGGAAACTCACAGGGCAGAGATTTCTTAGATTACAGTGGAAGCTTAAAGACAAATCTAAATGTCGCCACCCACTCCCCTTTACACACGTTCAGGGATCGCGACCCAGTGTCCACTTCGATGGGGCCTTCCGATTCACACGGCCGCGTCTTTTTCGATCAGGTTTTGAACTCAAACGACATGGCTGGAGCCCAGGCTCAGGGAGGGGGAACAACATCAGGCAATAGTAAAGAGAAAAGGTTCCGTtgcatgttctgtaacaaaggcttcagctgCCCTCAGAAGGTGGAAAttcaccagagggtccacactggggagaaacccttcagctgtacccagtgtcacatgcgCTTCGCCCTGGCTGGCAACCTGAAGAGACatcagagggtccacacaggggagaaacccttcagCTGCCCACAGTGTGAGAAGAAGTTCTCCCAGGCTGgtgacctgaagaggcaccagagggtccacacaggggagaaacccttcagctgtacccagtgtgaCATGCGCTTCGCCCTGGCTGGCAACCTGAAGatgcacctgaaggtccacacaggagaaaagcAGTTTGCCTGTACACACTGCGGGAAGAGCttctcagagaggagctacctcagtatacaccagcagaaaaaccATTCCACTCTATAA
- the LOC124012450 gene encoding zinc finger protein 431-like isoform X2 translates to MANSNCMIFHTQIASIMEVLANSAVAEICKIVDDDYAVFRLEITQSQKENRALRRKLLEVKVARERAEKTLRERVLASRPSSVKILDRYRGISRGEGHLTGGHRSFVKPAGHNTWRDDQPITVDDGSGTSTQHAILIESADVEAAAPGGSSLVKQERIEGEEDPQHSRDIQTGAAAVLVPPVATDHFSTTVPQPRTRCSITEVSGTPNATLKSETDTKTLTVTQRLLHTRSDHRLDPETQELGRLGCPLAPGSEYLLYGNPRPRTVHSHRDSGNTLETGNDPSCSYSTEMDPGNMTLGLETQTDLSRGDWNQYSSSVYSKGCQDEKGEGLVVDEVTVKVEGDAPLAWNVDETHLGEGNSQGRDFLDYSGSLKTNLNVATHSPLHTFRDRDPVSTSMGPSDSHGRVFFDQVLNSNDMAGAQAQGGGTTSGNSKEKRFRCMFCNKGFSCPQKVEIHQRVHTGEKPFSCTQCHMRFALAGNLKRHQRVHTGEKPFSCPQCEKKFSQAGDLKRHQRVHTGEKPFSCTQCDMRFALAGNLKMHLKVHTGEKQFACTHCGKSFSERSYLSIHQQKNHSTL, encoded by the exons ATGGCTAACTCTAACTGTATgatttttcacactcaaatagcctccatcatggaGGTACTAGCGAATtcagccgtggcagagatctgtaaaatcgtagacgacgactatgcagtgtttcgtttagaaataactcaaagccagaaagaaaacagggcATTGCGGAGGAAACTACTGGAAGTTAAGGTGGCACGGGAGCGCGCAGAGAAGACATTACGAGAGCGCGTCCTCGCCAGTCGTCCCAGTAGTGTCAAGATCCTCGACCGATACAGAGGAATTTCAAGAG GTGAAGGGCATCTCACTGGAGGCCACAGGAGCTTTGTGAAGCCAGCGGGACACAACACATGGAgagatgaccaaccaatcacTGTTGATGATGGGAGCGGAACCTCAACCCAGCACGCTATCTTGATAGAG TCTGCAGATGTAGAGGCTGCAGCTCCTGGAGGATCATCTCTGGTCAAGCAGGAGAGgattgaaggagaggaggacccacaacacagcagagacatccagactGGCGCAGCGGCTGTACTAGTGCCCCCTGTAGCCACGGATCACTTTTCCACCACCGTGCCCCAGCCCAGGACGCGATGCAGCATCACGGAGGTCAGTGGAACGCCGAACGCCACCctcaagtcagagacagacaccaaGACTTTAACTGTAACACAAAGGCTTTTACACACAAGATCTGACCACAGGCTAGACCCAGAGACACAGGAGCTGGGGAGACTGGGCTGTCCACTTGCTCCTGGATCAGAGTATTTACTTTACGGTAACCCGAGACCGAGGACGGTTCATTCCCATCGGGACTCTGGTAACACGTTAGAGACCGGCAATGATCCGTCTTGTTCTTACTCTACAGAGATGGACCCTGGCAACATGACCTTGGgtttagagacacagactgaTCTGTCTAGAGGAGACTGGaaccagtacagtagtagtgtatactCTAAAGGGTGCCAAGATGAGAAAGGGGAGGGTCTGGTTGTAGATGAGGTGACTGTGAAAGTGGAGGGGGATGCTCCTCTGGCATGGAATGTAGACGAGACTCACTTAGGAGAAGGAAACTCACAGGGCAGAGATTTCTTAGATTACAGTGGAAGCTTAAAGACAAATCTAAATGTCGCCACCCACTCCCCTTTACACACGTTCAGGGATCGCGACCCAGTGTCCACTTCGATGGGGCCTTCCGATTCACACGGCCGCGTCTTTTTCGATCAGGTTTTGAACTCAAACGACATGGCTGGAGCCCAGGCTCAGGGAGGGGGAACAACATCAGGCAATAGTAAAGAGAAAAGGTTCCGTtgcatgttctgtaacaaaggcttcagctgCCCTCAGAAGGTGGAAAttcaccagagggtccacactggggagaaacccttcagctgtacccagtgtcacatgcgCTTCGCCCTGGCTGGCAACCTGAAGAGACatcagagggtccacacaggggagaaacccttcagCTGCCCACAGTGTGAGAAGAAGTTCTCCCAGGCTGgtgacctgaagaggcaccagagggtccacacaggggagaaacccttcagctgtacccagtgtgaCATGCGCTTCGCCCTGGCTGGCAACCTGAAGatgcacctgaaggtccacacaggagaaaagcAGTTTGCCTGTACACACTGCGGGAAGAGCttctcagagaggagctacctcagtatacaccagcagaaaaaccATTCCACTCTATAA
- the LOC124012450 gene encoding zinc finger protein 431-like isoform X1 yields MANSNCMIFHTQIASIMEVLANSAVAEICKIVDDDYAVFRLEITQSQKENRALRRKLLEVKVARERAEKTLRERVLASRPSSVKILDRYRGISRGEGHLTGGHRSFVKPAGHNTWRDDQPITVDDGSGTSTQHAILIEVNSADVEAAAPGGSSLVKQERIEGEEDPQHSRDIQTGAAAVLVPPVATDHFSTTVPQPRTRCSITEVSGTPNATLKSETDTKTLTVTQRLLHTRSDHRLDPETQELGRLGCPLAPGSEYLLYGNPRPRTVHSHRDSGNTLETGNDPSCSYSTEMDPGNMTLGLETQTDLSRGDWNQYSSSVYSKGCQDEKGEGLVVDEVTVKVEGDAPLAWNVDETHLGEGNSQGRDFLDYSGSLKTNLNVATHSPLHTFRDRDPVSTSMGPSDSHGRVFFDQVLNSNDMAGAQAQGGGTTSGNSKEKRFRCMFCNKGFSCPQKVEIHQRVHTGEKPFSCTQCHMRFALAGNLKRHQRVHTGEKPFSCPQCEKKFSQAGDLKRHQRVHTGEKPFSCTQCDMRFALAGNLKMHLKVHTGEKQFACTHCGKSFSERSYLSIHQQKNHSTL; encoded by the exons ATGGCTAACTCTAACTGTATgatttttcacactcaaatagcctccatcatggaGGTACTAGCGAATtcagccgtggcagagatctgtaaaatcgtagacgacgactatgcagtgtttcgtttagaaataactcaaagccagaaagaaaacagggcATTGCGGAGGAAACTACTGGAAGTTAAGGTGGCACGGGAGCGCGCAGAGAAGACATTACGAGAGCGCGTCCTCGCCAGTCGTCCCAGTAGTGTCAAGATCCTCGACCGATACAGAGGAATTTCAAGAG GTGAAGGGCATCTCACTGGAGGCCACAGGAGCTTTGTGAAGCCAGCGGGACACAACACATGGAgagatgaccaaccaatcacTGTTGATGATGGGAGCGGAACCTCAACCCAGCACGCTATCTTGATAGAGGTTAAT TCTGCAGATGTAGAGGCTGCAGCTCCTGGAGGATCATCTCTGGTCAAGCAGGAGAGgattgaaggagaggaggacccacaacacagcagagacatccagactGGCGCAGCGGCTGTACTAGTGCCCCCTGTAGCCACGGATCACTTTTCCACCACCGTGCCCCAGCCCAGGACGCGATGCAGCATCACGGAGGTCAGTGGAACGCCGAACGCCACCctcaagtcagagacagacaccaaGACTTTAACTGTAACACAAAGGCTTTTACACACAAGATCTGACCACAGGCTAGACCCAGAGACACAGGAGCTGGGGAGACTGGGCTGTCCACTTGCTCCTGGATCAGAGTATTTACTTTACGGTAACCCGAGACCGAGGACGGTTCATTCCCATCGGGACTCTGGTAACACGTTAGAGACCGGCAATGATCCGTCTTGTTCTTACTCTACAGAGATGGACCCTGGCAACATGACCTTGGgtttagagacacagactgaTCTGTCTAGAGGAGACTGGaaccagtacagtagtagtgtatactCTAAAGGGTGCCAAGATGAGAAAGGGGAGGGTCTGGTTGTAGATGAGGTGACTGTGAAAGTGGAGGGGGATGCTCCTCTGGCATGGAATGTAGACGAGACTCACTTAGGAGAAGGAAACTCACAGGGCAGAGATTTCTTAGATTACAGTGGAAGCTTAAAGACAAATCTAAATGTCGCCACCCACTCCCCTTTACACACGTTCAGGGATCGCGACCCAGTGTCCACTTCGATGGGGCCTTCCGATTCACACGGCCGCGTCTTTTTCGATCAGGTTTTGAACTCAAACGACATGGCTGGAGCCCAGGCTCAGGGAGGGGGAACAACATCAGGCAATAGTAAAGAGAAAAGGTTCCGTtgcatgttctgtaacaaaggcttcagctgCCCTCAGAAGGTGGAAAttcaccagagggtccacactggggagaaacccttcagctgtacccagtgtcacatgcgCTTCGCCCTGGCTGGCAACCTGAAGAGACatcagagggtccacacaggggagaaacccttcagCTGCCCACAGTGTGAGAAGAAGTTCTCCCAGGCTGgtgacctgaagaggcaccagagggtccacacaggggagaaacccttcagctgtacccagtgtgaCATGCGCTTCGCCCTGGCTGGCAACCTGAAGatgcacctgaaggtccacacaggagaaaagcAGTTTGCCTGTACACACTGCGGGAAGAGCttctcagagaggagctacctcagtatacaccagcagaaaaaccATTCCACTCTATAA